From a region of the Verrucomicrobiia bacterium genome:
- the rpsO gene encoding 30S ribosomal protein S15, translating to MAIAKKSEVTKQFQLHPKDTGSADVQVALLTSRINELTEHLKMHKKDHSSRRGLLKMVGQRRRLLDYLGSTDTKRYSELIKKLNLRK from the coding sequence ATTGCCATAGCAAAAAAGTCGGAAGTCACCAAACAATTTCAGCTTCACCCGAAAGACACGGGCTCGGCGGACGTGCAGGTCGCCCTGTTGACCTCGCGCATCAACGAGTTGACAGAACATTTGAAGATGCACAAGAAGGACCACAGTTCGCGACGTGGTCTGCTAAAGATGGTAGGACAGCGGCGGCGGTTGCTCGATTATTTGGGCTCGACCGATACGAAGCGCTACTCCGAACTTATCAAGAAACTCAACCTCAGAAAGTAG
- a CDS encoding glycoside hydrolase family 31 protein, translating into MPRPQFQSVGAVQKFTRRGNTLDFHCQRGRVSVAILSDSIVRVRATQANNFDPDFSYAVAKTKWPKVKAAIRGGKAVTIRTKKLLVTISKAPFRIEFAKPDGTPLNGDERAHGMGWEGTKGRSHRQLAADEMFFGCGEKTSPLNKRGSKTTFWNKDDPDHTYLNEAIYVSIPFLISTRPGAHYGIFWDNTHRTHFNLGQVEDEKHYILESDAGEIDYYFFAGDSVREVVRGYAELTGRMWMPPRWALGFQQCRWSYMSAAEIMDVARDFRKRKIPCDVIYCDIDYMDGYRVFTWNPQTFPKPRKMIQDLARMGFKLVTIIDPGVKNDNKYAVCRDGREKGMFLKKPEGGWFTGNVWPGECVFPDFTNPRVRQWWGPWHKELLDVGVAGIWNDMNEPAVWNHPGGTMPLDIPHDYDGQPTTHERAHNVYGFNMARACHEALRGLRPNQRPFLITRSAYAGIQRYSMVWTGDNQSLWEQLAVSIPECLNLSLSGVPFCGPDVGGFGGDCTGELLARWTQAGAFFPFFRNHTALHTRRQEPWAFGRKVEDVCRRYISLRYQLLPYFYNLFHEAAVNAAPIMRPLFWEFPDDPHGFAVDDQFLLGASLLVAPIIKPGARQRAVYLPDGSDWYDYWTKQKHGGGQHVTAPAPFDTLPLFVRAGSIIPMTKPMEFIGRKSIGEIILDVYPGKKTVGCLYEDDGESFDYERGAYSLTHFSWADGRLKVDKNKTGYKSAAKKYRVRVSGA; encoded by the coding sequence GTGCCAAGGCCACAATTTCAAAGCGTTGGAGCCGTTCAAAAGTTCACCCGCCGCGGTAACACGCTCGATTTTCACTGCCAGCGCGGGCGCGTTAGCGTTGCCATTCTTTCCGACAGTATCGTCCGTGTGCGAGCTACTCAGGCAAACAACTTCGATCCCGACTTCTCGTACGCGGTGGCGAAGACAAAATGGCCGAAGGTGAAGGCGGCGATTCGTGGTGGCAAGGCGGTCACCATTCGCACGAAGAAACTGCTGGTGACCATCAGCAAGGCGCCGTTTCGGATCGAGTTCGCCAAGCCCGACGGCACGCCGTTGAACGGCGATGAGCGGGCCCATGGGATGGGGTGGGAGGGGACGAAGGGCCGCAGTCATCGGCAGCTCGCGGCGGACGAGATGTTCTTCGGTTGTGGCGAGAAGACCAGCCCGCTCAACAAGCGCGGATCGAAGACGACGTTCTGGAACAAGGACGATCCGGATCACACCTACCTGAACGAAGCCATTTACGTTTCGATTCCCTTTTTGATCTCCACGCGGCCGGGCGCGCATTACGGAATCTTTTGGGACAACACGCATCGGACGCATTTCAACCTCGGGCAGGTTGAGGACGAGAAGCATTACATCCTCGAATCTGACGCTGGGGAGATTGATTACTATTTTTTTGCCGGCGACTCGGTGCGCGAGGTGGTGCGGGGTTATGCAGAATTGACAGGCCGGATGTGGATGCCGCCACGCTGGGCGCTGGGCTTTCAGCAGTGCCGTTGGAGTTATATGAGCGCGGCGGAGATCATGGATGTGGCCAGGGATTTCCGTAAACGCAAGATCCCCTGCGACGTGATCTACTGCGACATCGATTACATGGACGGCTACCGGGTCTTCACGTGGAACCCCCAGACATTCCCCAAACCGCGCAAGATGATTCAGGACCTTGCCAGGATGGGCTTCAAGCTCGTCACGATCATCGATCCCGGCGTGAAGAACGACAATAAATACGCTGTGTGTCGCGACGGGCGGGAGAAGGGGATGTTCTTGAAGAAGCCGGAGGGTGGATGGTTTACGGGCAATGTCTGGCCCGGTGAATGTGTTTTCCCGGATTTTACCAATCCACGTGTGCGGCAATGGTGGGGGCCGTGGCACAAAGAGTTGTTGGACGTTGGCGTGGCGGGGATCTGGAATGACATGAACGAGCCGGCAGTGTGGAACCATCCCGGTGGCACCATGCCGCTCGATATCCCGCATGATTACGACGGCCAGCCGACTACGCACGAGCGCGCCCACAATGTGTACGGTTTCAATATGGCGCGCGCCTGTCATGAAGCCTTGCGCGGGCTGCGACCGAACCAGCGGCCGTTCCTAATTACCCGCTCGGCTTATGCCGGTATTCAGCGGTACTCGATGGTCTGGACTGGCGACAACCAAAGCTTGTGGGAGCAGTTGGCGGTCAGCATTCCCGAGTGCCTCAACCTCAGCCTTTCCGGCGTCCCGTTCTGCGGTCCCGATGTCGGCGGGTTCGGTGGCGATTGCACGGGAGAACTACTCGCGCGCTGGACGCAGGCCGGCGCGTTCTTTCCATTCTTCCGCAACCACACCGCGTTACATACCCGACGACAGGAACCGTGGGCGTTCGGCAGGAAAGTGGAGGATGTCTGCCGTCGCTACATCAGCTTGCGCTACCAGCTCTTGCCCTATTTCTATAATCTGTTCCATGAAGCGGCGGTAAACGCCGCGCCGATCATGCGCCCGTTGTTTTGGGAGTTTCCCGACGATCCACACGGCTTCGCGGTGGATGACCAATTTCTTTTGGGTGCATCATTACTTGTCGCGCCCATTATCAAGCCGGGAGCCCGTCAGCGTGCGGTCTATTTGCCGGACGGCAGCGACTGGTACGATTATTGGACGAAACAGAAACACGGCGGTGGCCAGCATGTTACTGCGCCCGCGCCATTCGACACGCTACCGCTTTTCGTGCGCGCGGGCTCGATAATACCGATGACCAAACCGATGGAATTCATCGGCCGGAAATCGATCGGTGAGATCATCCTCGATGTTTATCCCGGTAAGAAGACAGTCGGTTGTCTTTACGAAGATGATGGCGAAAGTTTTGACTACGAGCGGGGCGCGTATTCTCTGACGCATTTCTCGTGGGCGGATGGCAGGTTGAAGGTTGATAAAAACAAGACCGGCTACAAATCAGCCGCGAAGAAGTATCGGGTGCGAGTTAGCGGCGCCTGA
- a CDS encoding response regulator, giving the protein MQTTANSNYTVLVVDDDVALGDVWRDALSGAGFNVLTSSSGPKGLDTIRHVGKVDVVLLDYNMPWLDGSQTLEHLKDQFPHVKTIGVTGVDASRIPDTFRKGVEQLLLKPIKISDLVGSIHSVLGVAVGSKTAKRGTTYWIRFGLWYALYVGCCYGILRWIYQIANETMLAH; this is encoded by the coding sequence ATGCAAACGACAGCGAATTCCAATTACACCGTTCTGGTTGTTGACGACGACGTCGCTCTTGGCGACGTGTGGCGGGATGCATTGTCAGGCGCAGGCTTCAACGTTCTCACTTCCAGCAGTGGACCGAAGGGCCTGGATACGATTCGACATGTGGGCAAAGTCGATGTGGTCCTGCTCGACTACAATATGCCGTGGCTCGATGGTTCCCAGACGTTGGAGCATTTGAAAGATCAGTTTCCACATGTCAAAACGATCGGTGTCACCGGGGTCGACGCTTCACGGATTCCAGACACCTTCCGCAAAGGGGTAGAGCAACTGTTGCTTAAGCCGATCAAGATTAGCGATCTGGTGGGCTCGATTCACTCCGTGCTCGGCGTAGCGGTCGGATCTAAAACGGCCAAACGCGGGACGACATATTGGATACGGTTCGGCTTGTGGTACGCGTTATATGTTGGCTGCTGTTATGGGATCCTCAGGTGGATCTACCAAATTGCGAACGAGACGATGCTTGCGCATTGA
- a CDS encoding class I SAM-dependent methyltransferase, whose product MHEKPDFAERYASGKTPWDSGAPSEELLRVLHDGKLSGRSVLEIGCGTGTNAIELARRGFHVTAVDIVDQAIQTARDKARKAGVDVDFRVADVLRDNLGGPYDILFDRGVYHCLRTEDLKAFQEFLKQATHNGSWFLSLAGNAKEESDPGPPVVSEQDIRSELGPLFDILELREFRFATNESDFRPLGWSILMRRK is encoded by the coding sequence ATGCACGAGAAACCTGATTTCGCTGAAAGATACGCGAGCGGGAAGACGCCATGGGATTCGGGAGCGCCAAGCGAGGAATTGCTCCGCGTCTTGCATGACGGAAAGCTGTCGGGACGTTCAGTTCTGGAGATTGGTTGCGGCACGGGGACGAACGCCATCGAACTGGCCCGACGCGGATTCCATGTCACGGCAGTGGACATCGTCGACCAAGCCATTCAGACTGCGCGCGATAAAGCGCGCAAGGCCGGCGTGGACGTGGACTTTCGCGTAGCAGACGTCTTGCGGGACAATCTCGGTGGGCCGTATGACATTCTTTTTGACCGGGGCGTGTATCACTGCCTGCGGACGGAAGACCTGAAGGCATTTCAGGAATTCCTAAAGCAGGCAACGCACAACGGTAGTTGGTTTCTAAGCCTTGCCGGAAATGCCAAGGAGGAATCAGACCCGGGTCCTCCGGTGGTCAGCGAACAGGACATCCGCTCTGAACTCGGGCCGCTGTTTGACATCCTCGAATTGCGAGAGTTCCGCTTCGCCACCAACGAGAGCGATTTCCGCCCACTTGGCTGGTCGATCTTGATGCGGCGGAAATAG
- a CDS encoding tetratricopeptide repeat protein, giving the protein MFSIRICFMISILAVTAKAVDFQGAAAVLKEVSNKTTGSPTNTPTSERDRLLADLKSAHTASPDVAPQDAAEHWLSLVDRYFVLASKPIDPTDSEVIMQPLQFQAVVATLPSPNAWNALATAVESRPQGKGAMAVRELCLRLLVHMLTNNQKAQRDDLTAFESILTKSKDASLAQLSYQIPSFAETLDNASDDPDRLVKSFERQIDQMSREATAQALQSADSDIEAERYTPTLEVPDLVTLVGKERAEKLIRRALVAPVQLSIGVGDDTRALTQRLALEMIDQLKLAQWPLVCSLDAGPLYEALEKKFAEPKESVVATNSDSSDIAARLRQLSSHAILQNTRDESRRNAQMFYLLGLIAGGKSKDAAALLKKLDLTVTARYQSEVSLPSEAIEALDRAGHTRQLYDFLHEALTDRPELPFWDNYINLAARVGETEEMLALTRTAADRPNLTPSQRLTIRKHLANALLAADRVDEGVAELRKLLTAPPQSKGSEAAAMLQMLQSQGIASTPGISPETLSKAFAELKRGTENDAATRLAKLGRLLKRDDWVEEGLLALRQHSATSSVNSPSIYDSSRLAATLLDLNRGPDAEAVLLSALRDAVKHDEARQAARGEMMFGEFTTEASSILGELAGVYHKAGRDADVLILLNEAPWWGRKDLAGLLMMTYRHEEPLAVVAASALATTDHKADARAILDAYLDRSGGHDPAYQLLITLGDDNLIPRLDELFHRDQLEERPLIWKAELLRRAAKLEEAERTARQAIAIDPSDGDEPHGDRMRVYAILADILEARGDKAQATTYREAVKTIRLSEQADDYYEAGLLKRAVAMYEDALTHFADAYCVQSRTALRLADLGQNDAAEEHYRRAYELMPTSFGRMESHCFGCERIFEGQRAQGIAEKVFVKLVTQQPTKPQIHYLLGYLREEQGRYPEALASYRKAVALDPDYINAWKRIEELRSHVYLTHADCDAASLNILRLDPQLHHERPDLSEIVNLRALAEALVAAGKLQAPPHDSVYPLAAAKAVLEQHEKQHPQSPLQKRYQYYQDFYQRYSQEGSAPSPSAVISQTRGIQALTQMIDASVNIEATSNRE; this is encoded by the coding sequence ATGTTCTCGATCCGCATCTGCTTCATGATTTCGATCCTTGCTGTGACAGCGAAGGCGGTTGACTTTCAGGGTGCTGCCGCCGTTCTCAAGGAGGTTTCTAACAAGACCACGGGTTCGCCAACTAATACTCCCACCAGTGAACGCGATAGGCTTCTTGCCGATCTCAAGTCAGCCCATACGGCATCTCCCGACGTTGCTCCCCAGGATGCTGCGGAACACTGGTTGTCGTTGGTCGACCGTTACTTCGTACTGGCCTCCAAACCGATCGACCCCACCGATAGCGAAGTCATTATGCAGCCGCTGCAATTTCAAGCCGTCGTCGCCACCCTGCCGTCGCCCAACGCTTGGAATGCGCTGGCCACTGCGGTTGAATCGCGCCCCCAGGGAAAGGGCGCCATGGCCGTTCGTGAGTTGTGTCTGCGCCTTCTCGTTCACATGTTGACAAATAATCAGAAGGCCCAGCGCGACGACCTAACGGCCTTTGAATCCATTCTCACGAAAAGCAAAGATGCTTCCCTGGCGCAATTGAGCTACCAAATCCCCAGTTTCGCCGAGACGCTCGACAACGCTTCCGATGACCCGGACCGACTCGTCAAAAGCTTCGAGAGGCAGATTGACCAGATGAGTCGCGAGGCTACCGCGCAAGCCTTGCAGTCCGCCGATTCCGACATAGAAGCGGAAAGGTACACGCCAACTCTGGAAGTTCCCGACCTCGTCACGCTCGTCGGAAAAGAACGCGCGGAAAAATTGATCCGTCGAGCCTTGGTGGCGCCCGTGCAATTGAGCATCGGCGTCGGCGACGATACCCGTGCGCTCACTCAACGATTGGCGCTTGAAATGATTGACCAACTTAAGCTCGCTCAATGGCCGCTGGTCTGCTCGTTGGATGCGGGGCCTTTATACGAGGCTTTGGAGAAAAAATTCGCGGAGCCCAAGGAATCCGTTGTGGCGACCAATAGCGACTCGTCCGATATTGCCGCCCGTCTTCGCCAACTCTCCTCCCATGCCATATTGCAAAACACGCGGGATGAAAGTCGGCGTAACGCACAGATGTTCTACCTGCTCGGCCTCATTGCCGGCGGCAAATCCAAGGATGCCGCTGCCCTGCTGAAAAAACTCGATCTGACAGTCACTGCTCGCTACCAGTCAGAAGTCAGTCTTCCAAGCGAAGCAATCGAGGCCCTGGACCGCGCGGGCCACACGCGCCAGCTCTACGATTTTCTCCACGAAGCGCTGACCGACCGCCCGGAACTGCCGTTTTGGGACAATTACATCAATCTCGCCGCTCGTGTTGGTGAAACAGAGGAGATGCTAGCCCTGACACGCACGGCTGCCGACCGTCCCAACTTAACCCCGTCGCAACGGCTTACCATTCGCAAGCATCTTGCCAATGCTCTGTTGGCCGCAGATCGTGTCGACGAAGGCGTCGCGGAACTCCGCAAGCTTCTCACAGCACCTCCCCAATCGAAGGGATCCGAGGCTGCCGCCATGTTGCAGATGTTACAGAGCCAGGGCATCGCCAGTACGCCGGGCATAAGTCCCGAAACTCTCTCGAAGGCGTTCGCGGAGCTAAAGCGCGGCACGGAGAACGACGCCGCGACAAGACTCGCCAAACTCGGTCGCCTGCTCAAGCGCGACGACTGGGTGGAAGAGGGATTGCTGGCATTGCGCCAGCATTCCGCCACCAGCTCGGTCAACAGCCCAAGCATCTATGATAGCAGCCGCCTCGCAGCGACACTGCTGGATCTCAATCGCGGCCCGGATGCCGAGGCCGTTTTGCTCTCAGCCTTGCGCGATGCCGTCAAGCATGACGAAGCCCGGCAGGCCGCCCGGGGAGAGATGATGTTCGGCGAATTCACAACCGAGGCGAGCTCGATCCTCGGTGAGTTGGCGGGCGTCTACCACAAGGCGGGGCGTGATGCGGATGTGTTGATTCTGCTGAATGAAGCTCCTTGGTGGGGACGGAAAGATCTGGCAGGACTGCTCATGATGACATACCGACATGAAGAACCGCTGGCGGTGGTCGCAGCCTCTGCGCTGGCGACCACGGACCATAAGGCCGACGCCCGAGCGATCCTGGACGCCTACCTCGATAGGTCGGGAGGCCACGACCCGGCTTATCAGTTACTCATTACGCTTGGGGATGATAACCTCATCCCCCGCCTCGACGAACTGTTTCATCGCGACCAACTTGAAGAACGGCCGTTGATCTGGAAGGCGGAATTGTTGCGGCGTGCCGCCAAATTGGAAGAAGCCGAGCGGACCGCCCGCCAGGCCATCGCCATTGATCCGTCCGATGGCGACGAACCCCATGGCGACCGCATGCGGGTTTACGCCATACTCGCCGATATCCTTGAGGCTCGCGGTGACAAGGCCCAAGCCACCACCTACCGCGAGGCCGTCAAGACCATCCGCCTGTCCGAACAGGCCGATGATTATTACGAGGCCGGTCTCCTCAAGCGCGCGGTGGCGATGTATGAGGATGCCCTCACCCATTTTGCGGACGCCTATTGCGTGCAGTCGCGTACCGCCCTGCGACTGGCCGACCTTGGGCAAAACGATGCTGCCGAGGAGCACTACCGTCGTGCTTACGAACTGATGCCTACCAGTTTTGGGCGCATGGAAAGCCACTGCTTCGGTTGCGAGCGCATTTTTGAGGGCCAACGTGCCCAAGGCATAGCGGAAAAGGTTTTCGTTAAATTGGTCACCCAACAACCCACCAAGCCGCAAATCCATTACCTGCTGGGCTACTTGCGCGAAGAACAGGGTCGCTATCCGGAAGCACTCGCTTCTTATCGCAAAGCGGTGGCTCTCGATCCCGATTACATCAATGCTTGGAAACGTATCGAAGAGCTGCGCAGCCATGTTTACCTTACCCACGCCGACTGTGACGCGGCCTCCTTGAACATCCTGCGGCTCGACCCGCAGCTTCATCACGAGCGGCCCGATCTGTCCGAAATCGTCAACCTCCGCGCCCTTGCGGAAGCCTTGGTTGCTGCCGGTAAATTGCAGGCGCCGCCTCACGACTCCGTTTATCCCTTGGCCGCCGCGAAAGCCGTCTTGGAACAACATGAGAAACAACATCCGCAGTCTCCTCTGCAGAAACGCTACCAGTATTATCAAGATTTCTATCAGCGCTATTCTCAGGAGGGGTCCGCGCCGTCACCGAGTGCGGTCATTTCCCAAACTCGAGGGATTCAGGCCCTCACGCAAATGATTGATGCCAGCGTTAATATCGAAGCGACGTCCAATCGCGAGTAA
- a CDS encoding OsmC family protein, translated as MKRKASAVWQGALKDGKGTISTDSGVLKDAQYSFSTRFENGIGTNPEELIAAAHAGCFSMALSGQLGGANLKAERIATTATVTMEKLEAGWTLTAVHLDVTAKVPGATAASFATAAGNAKAGCPISRVLNATITMDAKLEQ; from the coding sequence ATGAAACGAAAAGCATCAGCGGTGTGGCAAGGCGCGTTGAAGGATGGCAAGGGCACGATCTCGACCGACAGTGGAGTATTGAAGGATGCGCAGTACTCCTTCAGCACCCGGTTCGAGAACGGCATCGGGACCAATCCCGAGGAACTTATCGCCGCGGCGCATGCGGGTTGTTTCTCGATGGCGCTATCCGGGCAACTGGGTGGCGCGAACCTGAAAGCGGAACGGATCGCCACGACGGCTACCGTAACCATGGAAAAACTTGAAGCCGGTTGGACGCTCACAGCGGTGCACCTCGACGTTACGGCGAAAGTTCCCGGCGCAACGGCGGCGTCATTCGCAACAGCGGCCGGCAACGCCAAGGCGGGCTGCCCGATTTCACGCGTACTGAATGCCACCATCACCATGGACGCAAAACTGGAACAGTAA
- a CDS encoding YceI family protein, with amino-acid sequence MRITRIVVSWAVSALVASTTLALDTYKADPMHSSINFSIDHMVVNTVHGRFRQFEGTITVDPDNSNVLKAASGTIQAKSIDTDIEKRDNHLRSPDFFDAEKFPTITFESTEVKKDGNGQVLVGKFTMHGVTKDVSLPFTLKGPVKGPMGGTIMGFEVTGKLNRKDYGLTWNKVIEAGGVMVGEDVTIQINAEFVKQAEKK; translated from the coding sequence ATGAGAATTACCCGCATCGTCGTCAGCTGGGCCGTCAGCGCCTTGGTCGCATCAACTACGCTGGCGTTGGATACGTACAAGGCCGATCCCATGCATAGTTCCATCAACTTCTCCATTGACCACATGGTCGTCAACACCGTGCACGGACGCTTTCGCCAGTTTGAGGGCACAATCACGGTCGACCCGGATAACAGCAACGTGCTGAAGGCAGCCAGCGGGACGATCCAGGCCAAGAGCATCGACACCGACATCGAGAAGCGCGACAACCATTTGCGCAGCCCTGATTTCTTTGACGCCGAAAAGTTCCCGACGATCACCTTCGAGAGTACGGAGGTCAAGAAGGATGGCAATGGCCAGGTCCTGGTTGGCAAGTTTACGATGCACGGCGTGACGAAGGATGTTTCCCTCCCCTTCACGCTCAAAGGTCCGGTCAAGGGCCCGATGGGCGGCACCATCATGGGCTTCGAAGTGACTGGGAAGCTCAATCGCAAGGACTATGGCCTGACATGGAATAAAGTCATTGAAGCCGGTGGAGTCATGGTCGGCGAGGATGTCACGATCCAAATCAACGCCGAGTTTGTGAAGCAGGCTGAGAAGAAGTGA
- a CDS encoding DNA-3-methyladenine glycosylase, with protein MRKLPRSFYDRDTIVVAKELLGKYLIHKSRHMERIGKIVEVEAYLGPHDLAAHSARGLTPRTKVMFGPPGHAYVYLIYGMYCCMNVVTEREGHASAVLLRAVEPVKNVKGPTQGPGLLCNALRIDKRLTGHDLLSDDFYIAAPPRTNPFAIVKRPRIGVDYARHWAKRHLRFYIKGSPFVSRR; from the coding sequence ATGCGAAAGTTGCCGCGCTCCTTTTACGACCGGGACACGATTGTGGTTGCGAAGGAATTGCTTGGGAAATATCTCATCCATAAATCTCGCCACATGGAGCGCATCGGCAAGATCGTCGAGGTTGAGGCCTATCTTGGACCGCATGATCTGGCGGCGCACTCTGCCCGTGGGCTGACCCCGCGGACCAAAGTAATGTTCGGACCTCCTGGCCACGCGTATGTTTATCTGATTTATGGGATGTACTGTTGCATGAACGTGGTTACCGAACGCGAAGGCCACGCTTCAGCCGTGTTATTGAGGGCGGTCGAGCCGGTGAAGAATGTCAAAGGACCCACCCAGGGTCCCGGTTTGCTGTGCAACGCGCTACGCATTGATAAACGTCTCACCGGGCACGATCTATTAAGCGACGATTTCTACATCGCCGCGCCACCCAGGACCAACCCCTTCGCGATTGTCAAACGACCGCGGATCGGCGTGGATTATGCAAGACATTGGGCGAAGAGACACCTGCGTTTCTACATCAAGGGTAGCCCGTTTGTCTCACGACGATAG
- the typA gene encoding translational GTPase TypA → MNSNIRNIGIIAHVDHGKTTLVDKLLREGGVYRANQAMEERAMDSMDLEKEKGITIRAKNASVHWGGHTINIVDTPGHADFGGEVERILGMVDGVLLLVDAFDGPQAQTRFVLKKALSHGLKVIVVINKIDREHADPHKMHDKVLELLLELNATEEQFNAPFIYASARDGYAVLKIGDPITNGMTPLFETILKHIPAPTADIKAPFQMLISNLDWSDYVGRIAIGKITGGTVKVGDSIVCIHKDGKRERAAVTKVWEFSGLKSGEIVNGEAGNIVGISGFEELAIGETLCDSEEREPVPWTELDPPTIQMQFAVNDGPLAGKDGKFVTARHIRERLYKEIRTNISLIVRDTEAAYIFLVSARGEMQIAVLVEQMRREGYEVLVSRPEVILKKDSSGRTLEPFETLWAEVPAECLGDVMQNLAGRKAQITNMQHHAHGVSLECTIPTRGLIGLETDLTNLTNGRGVISHMFKSYEPFSGEITTRLTGTLVSMETGIATAWALNNIQERGRLFVGPQEEVYAGMIIGENPRAEDMPVNPTKTKHLTNMRSQGDGKGIQLEPALKMSLERAIEYIAADEYVEATPKNLRLRKKILNATQRKRSAQSQSAEALA, encoded by the coding sequence ATGAACAGCAACATTCGGAATATCGGTATTATTGCGCACGTTGACCACGGCAAGACGACGCTGGTGGACAAGCTGTTGCGCGAGGGTGGGGTGTATCGCGCCAACCAGGCCATGGAAGAGCGCGCGATGGATTCGATGGACCTTGAGAAAGAGAAGGGCATCACCATCAGGGCCAAGAACGCCTCCGTTCATTGGGGCGGGCATACCATTAATATCGTGGACACGCCCGGCCACGCGGATTTCGGCGGGGAAGTGGAACGCATTCTCGGCATGGTGGACGGCGTGTTGCTGCTGGTGGACGCGTTTGATGGTCCCCAGGCGCAGACGCGGTTTGTATTGAAGAAGGCGTTGAGCCACGGCTTGAAGGTCATCGTGGTCATCAACAAGATCGATCGCGAACACGCCGACCCGCACAAGATGCACGACAAGGTGCTGGAGCTTTTGCTGGAGTTAAACGCCACCGAAGAACAATTCAATGCGCCGTTCATTTACGCCAGCGCCCGCGACGGGTACGCCGTACTGAAGATTGGCGATCCGATCACCAATGGCATGACGCCGTTGTTTGAAACCATTTTGAAACATATCCCGGCCCCGACAGCCGATATCAAGGCACCGTTCCAGATGCTCATCAGCAATCTCGATTGGAGCGATTACGTGGGCCGTATTGCCATTGGCAAGATCACCGGTGGTACCGTCAAGGTCGGCGATTCCATCGTGTGCATTCACAAGGACGGCAAACGCGAACGCGCCGCCGTAACGAAGGTCTGGGAATTCAGCGGCCTCAAGTCCGGCGAGATCGTCAACGGCGAGGCAGGCAATATCGTCGGCATCTCGGGTTTCGAGGAACTCGCGATCGGCGAAACGCTGTGCGATAGCGAGGAACGCGAGCCGGTGCCGTGGACCGAACTCGATCCGCCGACGATCCAAATGCAATTTGCCGTCAATGATGGCCCCCTCGCGGGCAAGGACGGAAAATTCGTCACCGCCCGCCATATTCGCGAGCGTCTCTACAAGGAGATCCGCACGAACATTTCGTTGATCGTTCGAGACACCGAGGCGGCGTACATTTTTCTGGTCAGCGCCCGTGGCGAAATGCAGATCGCGGTGCTCGTCGAGCAAATGCGCCGTGAAGGGTATGAAGTGCTCGTCTCGCGTCCCGAAGTAATTCTAAAGAAAGATTCCTCGGGCCGCACGCTCGAACCGTTCGAGACCTTGTGGGCGGAAGTGCCGGCTGAGTGTCTCGGCGACGTGATGCAAAACCTGGCCGGCCGCAAGGCGCAGATCACGAACATGCAGCACCATGCGCACGGCGTGAGCCTGGAGTGCACCATCCCGACGCGCGGTCTCATCGGTTTGGAGACAGACCTGACCAATCTCACCAATGGCCGCGGCGTGATCAGCCATATGTTCAAGAGTTACGAACCTTTCAGCGGCGAGATCACCACGCGACTCACCGGCACGCTGGTTTCAATGGAAACCGGCATCGCCACGGCCTGGGCGCTCAATAACATCCAGGAGCGTGGTCGTCTCTTCGTCGGACCGCAGGAAGAGGTTTACGCCGGTATGATCATCGGGGAGAACCCCCGTGCAGAAGACATGCCCGTCAATCCGACCAAGACCAAGCATTTGACGAACATGCGCAGCCAGGGTGACGGCAAAGGGATTCAATTGGAACCCGCGCTGAAGATGAGCCTCGAACGTGCGATCGAGTACATCGCCGCTGACGAATACGTTGAAGCCACGCCGAAGAATCTTCGTTTGCGCAAGAAGATCCTGAACGCAACGCAACGCAAACGCTCCGCGCAATCGCAGTCCGCCGAAGCGCTGGCGTAA